gcctgtgccatGCCCCAGGCCTTTGTGATCTGGCAGGACAGGGGTCACTGCTGGCCTGGCTGGTGTCCTGGCACGGGGCTCCCCAAGCAGCATTGCGTCGTGTGAGGGGCTCACACATGCACCAACAAGTTCTTTATGGAACCTCCCACCCATGAGCCAAGGGTCTGCAGTGCCAGAAGGGCATCAGGGCACTCTGGGTGTCACCCGGACAGGACCTCGTGCTGTTACACATGCTGTGCCACAGGCAGCGCCTGCTTCGCTGGGACTTTCTGGGAAGCCGAAACTTAGTGCTTGAGGATGCCACCACATTGGTGCCCTTTGGCCATGGGGCAGCCGCCTGGACTCTAATTCTCAGCACTGCAGCCTTCAAAATGTCTCCAAGCACCTCTGAAGCTGCTTGTGTGCTCTGAACAACGGGATTCGCACCTTGCCGCCCCCTCAGCGTTTCCTCCGGCGCCAGCTTCAACCACTGCAGCCCAGACATGCGATTTCATTGTGGACACTCCTCTAATTTGAATGGCATCCTTCCTCCTGGCGAGCCTCTGGAGTGGGGTCGCTCCCACTCAGGCCCTCCAAACTTCTCCAGAATGCCCAGGCACCGTCCACATCATTgcctgcagggaaaaaaaaaaaaagagggaaagaagagtGGAGAGGAAGAAGCCAACTTGATTATGGATGGTAAACACTGGAAATGGCACCAGGACTGACGGGAGCCGCTGCGCTGACCTCCCTTTTCCACCCACAGTGGGGCTGATATTTACCTGGGGGGGATCTCTCCTTGCTCCCTGTGAGGGCAGATGTCCCCAATATCTTGTCATCAACAAGGTGGGCAAGGGACCCCATCCCTTggcatcccccccaccccgctgctgcgctccctctcctcccaggcATGCTGATTGTACTTATTAAGAGTTATTAATACTTAATCAGCTGGTGGATTTAATTGTGccaatattaaaaatgcatcaaTGTcaattttattcattaaatatttactttgttgAAGGGaaactgttttgctgctgttttaataTCACTTTCAGATGCTTTTGGATGTGACCCCAGCAAATCAAGGGGGGAGCCCTTTGGGAGGGAGCGGCGTGGCGGCAGCACGGGGACCTGGGATGCTCCCATGGGAGCAGGAGTGATGGAGGGGAGAGGATCAGACCTTGTCCCCGGGGCTCGCTTGTCCGCCACCAGCTCCAGGCGAGCAAGCAGCTCAGCAGCGTGAGTCAGCGTGGGAAAACCTCACCCCAGGCATATTCCCGATCCCCAAAGCGCCACAATGTCGGAGGAGCTGGAGCGCCTTTGCTATGCGAGTCTCATCCCGAGAAGGATGCTCGGGGCTGGGAGAAGCGTGGCGGCAAGCCAGGATGCACGGCCTCGACGCCTGGAGATCTGCTTCCTGGAGGGCTTCGGCTGTGGCTTTCCCTGGAGCTCAGGGCTGGAGCTCTGCTTCCCGCGCGCTGCCACACTCACTGCCTGCTCTTGCCTTGCTCCTTTCTTCATCCTACTGCTCCATCTCTTTTGTGTTGAGATCTTCCACCCTGTTTTGGGGCTGAGCTCTGGCCCCACTGGCGGCAGTGCCCACCTGGGTGCCAGGGTGATGGGTGCCAGGGTCCTGGATGCTGTGTGCTGAGGTGCTGGGGTGCTGGACGCCACGGTCCTGGGATGCTGGATGCCAGGGTGCCGTGATGCTGGAGTGCTGGATGCCGTGGTGCCAGGGTGCTGAGGTGCCGAGTTGCTGcgtgccggggtgccggggtaCCAGGGTGCCAAATGACAGAGTGCCAGGGTGCAGGGGTGCTGAAGAATGTCAGGGCACCGGGATGCCAGGATGCTGGGTACCAGAATGCCATGGTGCTGGGGTGCTGGATTTcggggtgctgggtgccaggGTGCTGGTGTGCTGGATGTCAGCGTGCCAGGAtgccagggtgctggggtgctgaGTTGCTGGATGTCAGGGTGCCAGATGTCAGGGTGCCAGTGTACCAGGATGCCAGGGTGCCAAGGTGTTGTCTGCCATGCTGCCAGAGTATTGGGTGCTGGGTACCAGGGTGCCGAGACACCCCAGTACCATATTAGCCACACTGCTGGCTCTCCGCATGCCTGGAGCTTtgtggcggggccgggccggacACTGACCCCGTCTCCCTGTCTCCATAGGCTGTGCCTTCCTCACCTACTGCGCCCGCGACTCGGCCCTGAAGGCGCAGAGCGCCCTGCATGAGCAGAAGACGCTGCCAGGGGTAAGTGACACCGGGAAGTCGGTGTGAGCTGGTGGGGGGGAATGGTGACACCTACCCAGGGCACAGGCACAGGAGCCGCTCCAGCGGCCGCAAACCGAGGCATTGATTTTCCTGCGGCCCATGTGCTGTTGTGCTTTCTGTGGGCTCCGACCTCCCGAGCTtaacaaagtgaaaataaatatttaattatttgcctaaataaaaatcaataggGCTGCTGGTTCGCTGGGGAAAGCGCTGGGGCCCGTGAATATCAATCCCTGCTTAGCGTGTGCGGAGCTGACGGAGGGGGATGAGGTTCGCAGGGACGTTGCTTCCTGAGGTACTTCCTCGCGATGGTGCTGTGCATCAGTAGGTTTAAGAGTTAACAGCCCACTTGGTCAGCCTCAAGAAGGTGCAGGGTCAGGCACTGCCTGCAAGGCACAGGCTTGCCTATGTCCCCTTCTCATCACACGCGTGTGTGCGAGGTGTACAGCTGCTGTAGCTGCTCACTTCTCACCCCAGACCCCTGCACGGGGCAAGCACAGGTGCACGCACGTGAGCACATGCTTGTGCGCTGGTGTGTGGGCACGTGCCCTGCATGGGCACCCCCATGTCTGTGCACACCCcctctgtgtgcatgtgcacagcAGTGCGTGGCTGTGCGTCTGCTGGGGTGCACAGGCACATCTGGGCAGGCGTCTGTGTGTCCAGCTGCCCTGTGCTCACACTCACACCCCTCTGCCTGTGCACTCCCCTGTGCTTGTGCTCACACCTCCATGTGCTCACCTGTCTGTGACTATGCACACCCCTCTATGCTTGTGCATACTCCTCTGTGCCTGTGCACAACCCTCTTTGCTTGTATTTACACCCCTGTGTGCCTGCACACACCCCGTGTGCTTGGACGCACGCACACCCCGGTGCGCATGCACACTCTTCTGCGCTTCTGCACACCCGTGTGTGTTCATACTCACACCCCTGTGCCTGTGCACGCCCCTCTCTGCCTGTGCACGCCGCTCCGTGCCTGTGCTCACAGCCCGGCGCCCTCGGGTCCCCCTACCCcggccaggccccgcccccggcgcggTGCGGGGGCGTGCCCCAACTGTAGCCCCTCCcctcggctcggcccggcccggctcggcccggatcggcggggctgcggccgcccctccccccgccccgcctcccgcGCGCCGCTGCGCGAggcgagccgagccgagccgaatcgggccgagccgagccgagccgagccgggccgggcggggccgggccgggccgggccatGCAGCTGCCGCAGGTGCCGGCGCCCGGGCCCCGGCCGCCCGTGCTGTGGGTGCCCGCCGGGTCTAAGATCCTCTGCATCGAGGTAGGGCCCCGCCTTTGTCTGTCGCCGGCTCGGCCCGTCCCGGCCCGGGAGCCTCAGCGTGCGCTGGGGCATCCGCACCAGCGGGGCGGGGGTGCCTCGGAGTGGGGGGTGCTTACACCCGGGTGGGAGGCGTGTGCACCCGGGGGGTTATTTGCACGCAGGgatggggggtgagggggtaTATCTGCTCccaggggtggggatggggtaTTGGCAGGGGGATGTTGACGAGGAAGGGCTATTTGCACGCAGAaatggggtgtgtgtgtgccgGGGTTGGCGAGATGGGTGTCTCTGttcccaggggtggggggctgttGTTGAGCAGGGTGTATCTGCACCCAGGGATGCTGTGTGTGAGCGTGGGTGTTGGTGGGGAGGGTGTATTTGCACACAGGgatggggtgtgtgtgtgggtgttgGTCAGGAGGGTGTATCTGcacccagggatggggatggtgTTGGCAGCAGTGTGTTGGTCAGGAGGGTGTATCTACACCCAGGAATGgtctgtggtggtggtggtggtgggtgttGGTGAGCAGGCTGTAtttgcaggcagggatggagcctgTGCATGCCTATGTTGGTGAGGGGGATGTGTCTGCACCCAGAGATGGGTTTGTGTGTTGGCTGGAGGGTGTATTTTCCACTTTGGGTTAGTGTGTACGTGCtggtgctctgtgtgtgtggttgCAGGTGTGCAAGGGGATGTGCTCGGTGGGGGGGGTTGTTGCACTCAACAGACGGTGCAGGGGTGCGTTTGTGTTGGTGGGGGTATTGTTTTGCCCCTGGGGTGCGCGCAAGTGGTGTTGGTGGGGAGCGTTTGCACCCAGGGATGGTGGGTGTGCAAACGTGTTGGtggctctgtgtgtgcgtgtgtgtgtgtaagcaGGTGCTAAGGGTGTCTTTGCACCCAGATTGTGTGCATGGTGGTGGAGTGTGGGTGTATGTGGGCCTGGGGGGTGGCAGCTGTGGGTGTGTaagtgtgtgcacgtgtgtgcatgcataGTGGGTGTGAGCAGGGAGCGCATGTGTGCGTATGGGTGTTGCATGGGCTCCTACACTGTGGGTGCCTGgtggaggggctggccaggtGTGTGCAGGGCTCAGGTGTGTGTGGGTGGTGGTCAGGACAGggtgtgggtgctgctggaggggagccATGGCCGTCCAGGGGTGGTGTCCAGCACTGGGGGTCTGTGTGTCCACAGAGGGCTGCCGAGGGTgagtcctgctgctgcagtggggaaactgaggcaaggGTGTTGTGTCCTGCCTGGCATGGATAATGGTGTCAGCTGTGCACCCTGGGGTGTGTGCCTGTGGTTGTGCAGGGTCCGCggctgcagggagggtgctgtgggtgttgtgtgtgtgtatgtatgtctgtgggtgggtgggtgcttATGAGGACTCTGGTCTCAGTGTGTGTGAGTGTAGGGGTCTTGTGGGCAGGTGTACATGGGGCTGGgttgggggtgggtgtgtggtTACATGTGGGTGTGCAGTCACGCTAGGATGGATGTACAGTTGTGTGTGGTGCTCTTGGGAGTGGGTGCAAGCGTATAGTGTATGGTAGTGCAGGGGTGGTGCTGAGGCGAGTGTGCAGCTGTAGGTGGGTGGGTGCACACGGTGGATGCTGTATGGGGGTCTGTGGTTGTGCATAGGGTCGTGTGAGAGTGGGAGTGCAGCTGTAAGGGATCTGTGGTGGTGCGTGGGGGTGTGCTAGGATGGTCATGTGCCTGTGCAGCGGTGTGACTGTCCCCAGGCCAGTGTCCCCTCGCTGTGAGTTCCCTCTTAGGGCTCTGGAAGGGTGTTCCCACGATGGGTGGCTCCCTGCACTGGCCCTTGGCttcctggggacccccagggtgACACAGGCACCTGGCTCTCACGGGAACCCACTGTTCCAGTGTCACTCAGTGCCGCCATCTCAGCTCATTTGGACGTGTTGTGGCCCTGCCCAATCCTCCAGCCATCGAGGAAGAAGCAAGGGCCAGAGGTGACCCTTCCACACAGGGCAGGTCCCACTGCAGGGATTCACCGTGGGCTGGCTTTCCCTGGTGCCCAGGCTGAAAGGGGCCTTCAAATTTGCATGGGGGGCAGTGCCCGAGAGGTCACACAGAGGTTTAGCAACTGGTGGTGACCCCCTTGGGCTGTAACACACCAGAGGTTTGGCCATATGGTGCTGTAGCCGGGGCTCTGTGGAACACCCACGGATGACAGGACTGGTGGGTGCTGAGATGCCCCAGACAGGGTCTCCTGTGACACTGGGTGTGTCAACGAGTCCTTGGGATGTGCAAGGATGGgtggggggacttggggggtgggtaGGTTCATGTGTGGGTTCTATGGGGGTGGAGAGATTGGTGCTATGGGTATGGACGGGTGGGTGGTAGGAAGGTGGGGATGGATAGGCTGGTGTGGGGATGTGTGGGGGCTGGGGAGTGGATGTGTGGGTGTTATGGGGATGGGTGGGTGTTGGGGATACAGATGGGTGCTATGGGTATGCATGGTGTTGGGGGATAGATGGGTGAATTGATGGGTGAATCTTAGGTGGGGATGGGTGGTTGTGTGGGTGTCACGGATGGGAAATGGACAGATGGGTGTCAGGAGTGGGGTGAGATGGCTGGGAGGTTGTTTGGGTGCTGGGGCATGGATGGAGGGCTTTTGGACAGCGGGGGAGAGCTGGGTGACTGCGTGGGCACAGGGGCACAGTGCAGGGGTGCTGTGGAGACAGATGGACGAGTGGTTGCCGGACAACTGGGTGCAGGGGGAGGTCTGGGTGCCCATGCCATCCACCTGTGCCACAGGAGCTGGTACAGGGAGCACCGAGCACCCTGCGGTGGGCACGGGTGATGCCAGGGGTGCCAAAATCCCCTTTTGGGGGTGTCCACAGACCAGGGCGGTTTTTCCCCGGTGTggtgcagcagccctggggtAGGTTAGCTGGTCCCCAAGGCCTGACATTTATAAACATCAGCCGCTCCCGGAGAATCAATACAGTTTAATAACCAGCGAGCGGAGACTGGAGACACATCAAAATGACACTCTGCGGCTCCGTAAATGTTATTCTAAATCATACTCGCTGGGTTTATTACATTAAGCATACAGCAGTGGGCATGGGAAATTTATTCCATCAAAGGCCATTGCGCTGGTAAATGGGACTGGCGGGTCAGTGGAGGGGGGGCAGCCCTCCCAAAAATGGGGTTCACTCCTCCTGGACATGGCAGGGATATGGGAGGCAAGGGGGATGTTGGTCCCACACTCTCTGTGCTGTCACAGCCTCCAGGGTTTGGGGTGAGGTGGATCCTGCTCCAGTGCGGGGGTTGGGGTGGATGTTTGTGGGACCAGTGACACAATGGGTGATGCGAGGGCAGCTGGGTGGCCCTGTGTCCCTTGGTGCCACCCCATGGCTCCTGGAGACCTGGTCCCATCCCTGGAGCATCCCCGGCTCTGCACTGACATTTCTGCCCGCGTTTCCCTGGAGATGAGGTGGTTGCTGTGGAaacctcctcttcttccttaaCCATCCTCTCCCTCaccctgggggggggtgggctggtgctgcccccacccagcccctaAATTTGGGGCACTCCTCCAGGGGTGCACAGGGGGaaccccggggtggggggtacGCACCCGTGTGGGTGCGACAGCAGCATGCGTGTGCTTGGCTGTCCCTGTGTGAGCTCAAGCTGTGTTCATGTGCGTGCACACCCACCCTGTCATGCGTGACATCCTGCCGTTGCCGTGACGACCCCATCGAGCACATGGCTCAGACTCTGCAGCATCGCGGGGGAAGCACGCTTGTTGCTGTGGAAACGGCCATAATTGTAGCATTTTTCGGCtaaatgggggaaaaaggagggggagagaggaggagaaatggcTCTGTGGGGCAGCAGGCCAGGGATATGTGTGCTGGCCCAACGTGTCCTGTTGCACACGTGTGTCATGCTTGCGGGTACACACAGCAGCGACGCACGGGAAGAGGCCAAAATTGGGTGAGAATCAGGAAAAGGAGAGCGGTGGTGGTGCTactggaggggctggggccggctgggcactgctgctgcctctgcagtcCTTTGCAGTCGAGGAAAGCGGGCAGGCGGCCAAGGCTGGCACCAGCGGCCCAGCAGGCGCCTGCGGCACGGGGTACCCATCCCCAGGGCCGTAGCATGGCCCTCTGCCCACGGCATCCCAGTTCATCATGGCCACAAACCCTGCTCTGTCCTTGCAGGTCCTTTCCCTGCTCCCCGCCCCAGCCCTCTGTGCCAGGCAGGGGCCAAATCCTGCTATTCCCTGTGGAAAGGGTTCGGCCCCTGACTGCCCACTCCCGCTTGTATGTTGCAGATGAACCGCCCCATCCAGGTGAAGCCGGCCGACAGCGAGGGCCGAGGAGGTAGGTTCCCTCTTCCCCGGCTGCCCCGTGTGGGCAAGGGCGTGCAGGGCCACCTGGGGGAGGATGATGAGGGACACAGTGGCATCGCGGGGGCTGCCGCAGGGAGGTTTGTTTGCAGAGAAACCCACAAAAGGAGCTGCCTTTGCTGGTGGCATCCAAACCTGAGCACATGGCAAATGCCATCTTggctctccctgcccagctggCTGGGGGGAGCATCCTGATGTCATCCCATGAACATCCTGACATCTTGCTGGGCAGAGTGTCAGCCAGCTGCTCTCTAACAGCCCCTTCATATATCAAACAACCTAATTACCCACTTGGAGCTGCCTGTGGGGACCCCAGCAGAGTTGGGGTGCAGGAGTTAGCCACATATGGCCCAAGCACCTCTCAAAGAGAAACTGCTgggcccctccccccccagttCTCCATGGGGGTTTGCAACTCATGGGGCCATGACGTTTCCAGACTGAGTCAATAATTTGGGCAAAATTGCAGGAACCTGATCAAAAAACCCCGACATTCCCGGTGCCACAGGCTAATGCTGGGCATGTAGGTGCGCTCAGATGCTCGTGTGGGGCCACATGCCCTCGACAGGATGGCCCGGGTAGATATCCCTCTATTCAAAACACATTACTAAACATTCCACGAGCTGGTCCCAGCATGTCCTGGAGGAACCTGGCAAATAAATTACCCACTTACTGAGCATAATTGGTGAAGGATTAAAAATCGATGGGTGAGCTCGGGCGCCTGGCTCTGGCCCCCTTGCCCAGGAGGTGATGCTCGGCTGCTGAGcctgctccccccagctgcCTTAGCCAGGAGATGGTTTACGTCTAACTAGACAACACATGAGCCCTATTCCCTTAACTAATTTTCCTCGTACCTTAACGGACAGAGCATTAATCGTCTCCtgccattatttatttatttccctggCAATGCTTTTGACAGGGCaccttattttctttgtcaaatGCCATTAGCGCGCAGCGGGAGCATGCGGCTGCGCAAGACAGATGCTGGTAATAATCGTGAAATTCTCATTATTTACTCTCCTTTCTCTTGTGTTTGGGTTATTTATGTCCCCTGGGCATGGCCGGAGGCTGCGGGTTATTCTGCGAGTCAATCATACAAAGGCAATCGTCACTGTTTTGTGGGCTCTCTTTGTTTCCCAGCCACATCCCACAttggtgctgggggagctggcgACTCCATCCCTGGAAAAAGCACCAGCTCCAGTCCCTGAAGCAGGAGCTGGCTCTTCCCGGCTTCACCCCTAGGCAATTTCCCTGCAGGAGATGTTTTCCCAACCCTAGTGTTTTGTGGGATGGAGGTGATAAACACTGTATCTTTGCCACCAGATTGGCATCGCTCTCCACTCAGGCTCCAGCGTCACCTGCCTCTTTCACCTCCACATGCCGTTTGCAAACCAGGGATGAGGGGGCGGGATGGTGAGTGGCATCCCGCTCTCCGAcgggcttggttttttttttagaagacaGGAAGCTCTTTGTGGGCATGTTGGGGAAGCAGCAAAGTGAGGATGACGTCCGGCGCCTCTTCGAACCCTTTGGCCAGATTGAGGAGTGCACCATCCTCCGAGGGCCTGATGGAGCCAGCAAAGGTGGGTTCTGGGGAGCTGGGTGGGCACCCCGCAGTCCTCTGGGACCCACAGAGGGTGGGAGCTACTGGCCAGGCAgtgctggctcctgcagcagctgaatcCGCCCCCTCCCTTGTCTCCTTTCTGCCCTTAGGTTGTGCCTTTGTGAAATACGGCAGCCATGCCGAGGCACAGGCTGCCATCAACAGCCTGCACGGCAGCCAAACCATGCCGGTAAGTGCTGAGCTCTTGCCCTGCCCTGTTCGGCCCCATGCTGCCTGAATAATCCAATCACCGGCTAATTTGATCTAATTGGATCAAAATCCCATGGACTGGCGATTTGTTGCCCAGTTCACCCCAAGGTTCATCCCTGCCTGGGCGCTGAGTCCCAGGGGTGGGTACGCGGGGCTAATTCCCTCTGCGCTGGAGAAAGGGGCTGTTTAATTAATGCCGAAGTTCAAAATTGTGAatgaggagagaggggaaaaaggaaacagaggtCAGGAAGCCGCCGCTGGGGAGAAAAGCTGGCTATAATTAAACCTCACATCGATTGCTGGTTGCTGCTGCCAAGCCGGGCAGCATCCCTGGGGCCaaggatgctgcagctgctgcaaggcagcGGGTCCCTCCACAGAGTGGGGAGGCATTCCAGTGGCATTGCCAGGGTCCCACTGTCAGCCCTGTCTTCACCCCATCTCAGGGTGCCTCATCCAGCCTGGTGGTGAAGTTTGCGGACACGGATAAGGAGAGGACCCTGCGGCGGATGCATCAGatggcggggcagctgggcatCTTCAACCCCATGACCATCCAGTTCGGCGCCTATGGGGCTTATACGCAAGCGGTAGAAGCTGGCACCAGCTGGGACCTGGGGGTTTTTGGGGAGCCCTGCATTTTGGGGGCGCTGGTTTTGACTGTGGAAGCCTGTATGGGATTGTACCAGTGCCAGTGGGTGCGGATGCCCATCAGGGTTAGTGCATCCCCATTTAGGGACACAACAGAGGGCTTCAGCCCCTGGGTGAGGGTGGGTGGCATGACTGTGGGGCACGGCAGTCCCAGATATCACCTTTTTTAGCATCACCTGGACCTCCTGTCCCCAGGTCTGGCAGTGGGTGGCATTTATCCCTCTGAGCCCCCATGTGTGGGTGCAAAGTGGGGATGCTAATTTatcctcccctgctccccccttctctctgcctctcgctcgctttccccttttcctgcctttctttccttaagatcatgcagcagcaggcagccctgATGGCGGCCGCACAGGGGACCTGCCTGAACCCCATGGCTGCCATTGCCGCTGCCCAGATGCAGCAAATGGCCGCTTTCAATGTCAGTGGGCTGGtggctgcccccctcaccccctctTCAGGTACAGCTCTCCTCCATTCCCCCCCGCCCTCACTTGACGTCCTCGAGGGGGGCTGCCGGCGCTGatgcctccctcccacaggtaCGAGCACCCCCCCTGGCATCAGCACGGCGCCCGTGCCCAGCATTGCCACGCCAATTGGGGTGAACGGCTTCAGCCCGCTGCCGCCACAGACCAACGGGCAGCCTGCCTCAGAGACCATCTACACCAATGGCATCCACCCCTACCCAGGTAACCCTCCTTGCAGCTGGCTGGGGGGCTCCCCCACATTcccccagggctggggatgcgTGTTTGGCTCAAGTGGCAGGCTCCCAGGGTGCTCCCCACCCCAGGAATGCGCCAGATGAACCAGCTGTGCACCAATGCCCACCAAAATCCCTTCTCCCATGGCATTGCCGCCTTTGTGAGCATGGCGATGCTCTCAGCTCCTACGAAACAGCAGGGAGCAGTTCTACCCCTCCGTGGTGGTGCTTGGCTCTCCCGCAGGAGCAGCTCATCCCCGGGTTTCTCTTGcttattctcttttccttctcccttcttttgTCTTCCCAGCTCAAAGCCCCACGGTGGCAGATCCCCTCCAGCAAGCCTACGCAGGCATGCAGCACTATGCAGGTCTCAAACTTTGCTTTGCACTTCTTCACTCTCTCCCTTCTTTGCTCCTCACCCTTATTTTTGGGGGCTTAATGTCACCCCGGGGTTGAACCACAGGACTGGGGCAGCATGCTTGGGCACAGATCAATGTGGTGAGCATGGGGTGCCATACCCTGGCAGGAGCTCCGGGGCAGCGATGGGGGTGACACTGATGCAGAGTGCCATCCCCTCGTCCCCAGCAATACAGATGTGCTCCTGGCATGGCCCTCCATGCAAATTTTGGATGGAGGAAAGTGAGTTTTAATGCCCACTGGGCTGAGATAACTCTGTGGGGGAAAGCTGGAGGCAGTACCTAGGAAAGAGGGGGCGAGGTTTGGGCGGTGATGGAGAGCTGGCTTCATGCTGGATCCTGCTGACATGCCATCCCACTGGTAGAGATGGCCGTGGAGGCACCAAGACATCAAAAATCCTTGGATGTTTATTGCGTGGCCGAATCCAATGGCAGGGGAGACAGTACACGGAGAGAAGGGGGTCAAAGCATCCTGTGGAAGTACGTCGAGCCTGGCAGTCATTTAATTAGGAGCGCTTACAgctgttttcagattttcaacAGGATCAAGTTTTGGACCcctaattgttttcttttcaactaAAAGTGCCA
This sequence is a window from Phalacrocorax carbo chromosome 7, bPhaCar2.1, whole genome shotgun sequence. Protein-coding genes within it:
- the CELF6 gene encoding CUGBP Elav-like family member 6 isoform X8, producing the protein MQLPQVPAPGPRPPVLWVPAGSKILCIEMNRPIQVKPADSEGRGDRKLFVGMLGKQQSEDDVRRLFEPFGQIEECTILRGPDGASKGCAFVKYGSHAEAQAAINSLHGSQTMPGASSSLVVKFADTDKERTLRRMHQMAGQLGIFNPMTIQFGAYGAYTQAIMQQQAALMAAAQGTCLNPMAAIAAAQMQQMAAFNVSGLVAAPLTPSSGTSTPPGISTAPVPSIATPIGVNGFSPLPPQTNGQPASETIYTNGIHPYPAQSPTVADPLQQAYAGMQHYAAAYPTAYAPISQAFPQQAPIIPQQQREGPEGCNLFIYHLPQEFGDAELTQMFLPFGNVISAKVFVDRATNQSKCFGFVSFDNPTSAQAAIQAMNGFQIGMKRLKVQLKRPKDANRPY
- the CELF6 gene encoding CUGBP Elav-like family member 6 isoform X7; this encodes MQLPQVPAPGPRPPVLWVPAGSKILCIEMNRPIQVKPADSEGRGEDRKLFVGMLGKQQSEDDVRRLFEPFGQIEECTILRGPDGASKGCAFVKYGSHAEAQAAINSLHGSQTMPGASSSLVVKFADTDKERTLRRMHQMAGQLGIFNPMTIQFGAYGAYTQAIMQQQAALMAAAQGTCLNPMAAIAAAQMQQMAAFNVSGLVAAPLTPSSGTSTPPGISTAPVPSIATPIGVNGFSPLPPQTNGQPASETIYTNGIHPYPAQSPTVADPLQQAYAGMQHYAAAYPTAYAPISQAFPQQAPIIPQQQREGPEGCNLFIYHLPQEFGDAELTQMFLPFGNVISAKVFVDRATNQSKCFGFVSFDNPTSAQAAIQAMNGFQIGMKRLKVQLKRPKDANRPY